A window of the Mucilaginibacter sp. cycad4 genome harbors these coding sequences:
- a CDS encoding DUF4199 domain-containing protein, with translation MKNAVLSGGIIGILSILWIFAMPRFGVMPQKDIVAPAEYFSFIIPAIGLFFGIMSYRKNECNGQMGFLEALFQSFKILIVGGIIAVFGSILYISYVSSAGANIKDFSERIFGALIVGVLLAFAVSLLFTNKANKLD, from the coding sequence ATGAAGAATGCAGTGTTATCAGGGGGAATCATCGGCATATTAAGTATTCTGTGGATATTTGCCATGCCGCGGTTTGGTGTTATGCCGCAAAAAGATATAGTTGCCCCGGCCGAATACTTTTCATTTATAATACCGGCTATCGGGCTTTTTTTCGGTATCATGAGCTATCGGAAAAACGAATGTAATGGCCAGATGGGCTTTTTGGAAGCCCTTTTTCAAAGCTTTAAAATATTAATTGTAGGCGGCATCATAGCCGTTTTTGGTTCAATACTTTATATTAGCTACGTATCGTCAGCGGGTGCTAACATAAAGGATTTTTCTGAACGGATATTTGGTGCATTAATAGTTGGGGTACTGCTCGCCTTCGCGGTATCATTGTTATTCACCAACAAAGCAAACAAACTTGATTAA
- the mfd gene encoding transcription-repair coupling factor produces the protein MNIRDILDRYKADDRIKALATALNASKNPRVQLRGLVGSSDSAMAVALYFLQHTHMVFVLPDREEAGYFQADLENLTGKEALLFPSSYRKPFEFTQPDSSNVLARAEVLNELNHSTEYGQLIVTYPEALAEKVIDRSSLEKNTLEIAVGNKLSIDFINEFLIEYDFERVDFVYEPGQFSIRGGIVDIFSFSHVLPYRVEFFGDFIESIRTFEIESQLSVEHVKSITIVPNVQSKFLTENNISLLEYVEAGTQVWIKDVQFTLDIIQTGYKKAVNLWKALSADEKAQNPDWIDPKFGFTDEKLIGDQLHDFPVVEFGKQFFYHDATAINFDMRPQPSFNKDFTLLIHNFKNNEADKIENFIFTDSAKQVERLYAILDDLDKTVKFTPVSISIREGFIDHEQKIACYTDHQIFDRYYKYKTRKGYQRSQAITLKELRDLKPGDYVTHIDHGIGKYAGLEKVDVNGKQQEMIRLIYADNDLLYVNINSLNRISKFSGKEGSVPKMNKLGTDTWERLKKTTKKKVKDIARDLIKLYALRKAQHGNAFSPDSYLQTELEASFLYEDTPDQEKATADFKKDMESPHPMDRLICGDVGFGKTEVAVRAAFKAVADSKQVAILVPTTILAAQHYKTFTDRLKGFPANIDYVNRFKSTRQIKDTLEKLKEGKVDIIIGTHRLVSKDVKFKDLGLMIIDEEQKFGVSTKEKLKQMRANVDTLTLTATPIPRTLHFSLMGARDLSIISTPPPNRQPVVTELHVFNDKLIKEAVEFEIDRGGQIFFIHNRVADLPQLGGMIHKLVPKARIGIAHGQLEGDDLEDVMLKFVNHEYDVLVATTIIEAGLDIPNANTIIINYAHMFGLSDLHQMRGRVGRSNKKAYCYLLSPPLSTLTSEARKRLSAIEEFSDLGSGFNVAMRDLDIRGSGNLLGAEQSGFIAEIGFEMYHKILDEAIQELKDDEFKGVFPEDKPRPYISFTQIDTDQEILIPDEYVTNLSERYNLYTELSKLENEVELQAFQQKLHDRFGPIPEQVNGLLNTLRLQWLGKAIGFEKISLKKNVLRGYFITNQQSTYFETEAFRNVLGFVQANPRRTNLKEVKNTLRLGIEGIDSVDEAVRMLSEVAGIG, from the coding sequence TTGAACATCCGTGATATATTAGACAGATATAAGGCTGATGACCGGATAAAAGCGTTGGCTACCGCGCTTAACGCATCAAAAAATCCAAGGGTACAGCTACGTGGTTTGGTGGGATCGAGCGATTCGGCCATGGCGGTAGCATTGTATTTTTTGCAGCATACACACATGGTGTTTGTACTGCCCGACCGCGAAGAAGCAGGCTATTTCCAGGCCGACCTGGAAAACCTTACCGGCAAAGAAGCCCTGCTGTTCCCCTCATCGTACCGCAAGCCTTTTGAATTTACCCAGCCCGACAGCAGCAATGTGCTTGCCCGTGCCGAGGTTTTAAATGAGCTTAACCACAGTACGGAATATGGCCAGCTCATTGTTACCTATCCCGAGGCTTTGGCCGAAAAGGTGATCGACCGGTCATCGCTTGAAAAAAACACCCTTGAGATAGCTGTTGGCAACAAGCTGAGTATTGATTTTATCAACGAATTTTTGATAGAATATGACTTTGAACGGGTTGATTTTGTGTACGAACCGGGCCAGTTCTCTATCCGCGGCGGCATTGTTGATATTTTCTCCTTTTCACACGTGCTCCCTTACCGGGTGGAGTTCTTCGGCGATTTTATCGAGTCTATCCGTACGTTTGAAATCGAGAGCCAGCTTTCGGTTGAGCATGTTAAAAGCATTACCATTGTACCCAATGTACAATCCAAATTTTTAACCGAAAACAATATCTCCCTGCTTGAATACGTGGAGGCAGGGACGCAGGTATGGATCAAAGATGTTCAGTTTACGCTTGATATTATCCAAACCGGCTACAAAAAGGCGGTAAACCTTTGGAAAGCTCTTTCTGCAGATGAAAAAGCGCAAAACCCCGACTGGATAGACCCTAAATTTGGCTTTACCGACGAAAAACTGATCGGCGATCAGCTGCATGATTTTCCGGTGGTGGAGTTTGGCAAGCAGTTCTTTTATCATGATGCCACTGCCATCAATTTTGATATGCGCCCGCAGCCATCGTTCAATAAAGACTTTACGCTGCTCATCCATAATTTTAAAAACAACGAGGCCGATAAGATTGAAAATTTCATCTTCACCGATTCGGCCAAACAGGTTGAGCGTTTATATGCCATTTTGGACGATCTGGACAAAACGGTAAAATTTACCCCCGTAAGCATCTCCATACGCGAAGGTTTTATTGATCACGAGCAGAAAATAGCCTGCTATACCGATCACCAGATCTTTGACCGTTACTATAAATACAAAACCCGCAAGGGCTACCAGCGTTCGCAGGCCATTACGCTTAAAGAGCTCCGCGACCTGAAACCTGGCGATTATGTTACCCATATTGATCACGGCATAGGCAAATATGCGGGTTTGGAAAAGGTTGACGTTAACGGCAAACAACAGGAAATGATCCGCCTGATTTATGCTGATAACGACCTGTTGTATGTGAACATCAACTCGCTTAACCGCATCTCCAAATTCAGCGGTAAAGAAGGCTCCGTTCCCAAAATGAACAAGCTGGGTACCGACACCTGGGAACGCCTCAAAAAAACAACAAAAAAAAAAGTTAAAGACATTGCCCGAGACCTGATCAAGCTTTACGCCCTTCGTAAAGCCCAGCATGGCAATGCCTTTTCGCCCGATAGTTACCTGCAAACCGAACTGGAAGCATCATTCCTGTACGAGGATACCCCCGACCAGGAAAAAGCTACTGCCGATTTCAAAAAAGACATGGAATCGCCCCACCCTATGGACCGCCTCATTTGCGGCGACGTAGGCTTTGGTAAAACCGAAGTTGCAGTTCGCGCAGCCTTCAAAGCCGTTGCCGACAGCAAACAGGTGGCCATACTGGTACCAACAACTATCCTGGCAGCACAACACTATAAAACTTTTACCGACAGGCTCAAGGGTTTCCCTGCCAACATTGATTATGTTAACCGCTTTAAATCAACCCGGCAAATCAAGGATACACTGGAGAAACTAAAAGAAGGCAAAGTAGATATCATCATAGGCACGCATCGTTTGGTGAGCAAGGATGTGAAATTCAAAGACCTTGGCCTGATGATCATTGACGAGGAGCAGAAGTTTGGCGTATCAACCAAAGAGAAGCTGAAACAGATGCGCGCCAATGTGGATACGCTTACCTTAACGGCAACGCCAATCCCGCGTACCCTGCATTTTTCATTGATGGGTGCACGCGATCTTTCTATCATATCAACGCCTCCCCCAAACCGTCAGCCGGTTGTTACCGAGCTGCACGTATTTAATGATAAGTTGATTAAGGAAGCTGTTGAGTTTGAAATAGACCGCGGCGGGCAGATCTTCTTTATCCATAACCGCGTTGCCGATTTGCCCCAACTGGGCGGCATGATCCATAAACTGGTTCCTAAAGCCCGTATTGGTATAGCTCACGGCCAATTGGAAGGTGATGACCTGGAAGATGTGATGCTTAAATTTGTGAACCACGAGTATGATGTACTGGTGGCCACAACTATTATTGAGGCGGGCCTGGATATTCCTAACGCCAACACCATCATCATCAACTACGCTCACATGTTTGGCCTGAGCGACCTGCACCAGATGCGCGGCCGTGTGGGGAGGAGCAATAAAAAGGCGTATTGCTATTTATTGAGTCCTCCGCTATCAACGCTAACCAGTGAAGCCCGCAAGCGCCTGAGCGCTATTGAAGAATTCAGCGATCTGGGTAGCGGCTTTAATGTTGCCATGCGCGATCTGGACATCCGCGGCAGCGGTAACCTGCTTGGTGCCGAGCAAAGCGGCTTCATTGCAGAGATAGGCTTTGAAATGTACCATAAGATCCTGGACGAAGCCATACAGGAACTTAAAGACGATGAATTTAAAGGCGTATTCCCCGAGGATAAGCCCCGCCCATACATCTCCTTCACCCAAATTGATACCGACCAGGAGATCCTGATCCCCGATGAATATGTAACCAATCTCTCCGAGCGGTATAACTTGTATACCGAACTCTCCAAGCTGGAAAACGAGGTGGAATTGCAGGCATTTCAACAAAAACTGCATGACCGTTTTGGCCCCATACCCGAACAGGTTAACGGGCTGCTTAACACCCTGCGGCTGCAATGGCTGGGCAAAGCAATTGGTTTTGAAAAGATCTCGCTCAAGAAAAATGTTTTGAGGGGCTATTTTATCACCAACCAGCAATCTACCTATTTTGAAACGGAGGCTTTCCGTAATGTACTGGGCTTTGTGCAGGCCAACCCAAGGCGTACTAATTTGAAGGAAGTTAAAAACACACTTCGGTTAGGTATTGAGGGTATCGATAGCGTTGATGAAGCAGTGAGGATGTTAAGCGAGGTGGCTGGGATTGGGTAA
- a CDS encoding pitrilysin family protein, which produces MDYQLYTLPNGIRILYKHWPSAITHCCFIVNAGSRDEVPGQEGLAHFIEHLLFKETERRNTSQILNRLELVGADLNAYTTKEYTCIHASLLNQHLDRTMDLFEDILFHSTFPDDEQEKERGVILDEIASYLDQPEEAIQDDFEELLFKGHPMGQNILGTPETVGRLNGDDIRGFIAANYNTTEMIFAVHGNYEFRKLVAMSEKYFGHVPLNELQKNRVKPVQGPGGIHVVNKPISQTHCIIGTQAYSSSHEHKWGLLLLNNLLGGVGMSSRLNLEIREKHGIAYTVESNYTPLTDTGIFSIYFGTDTEKANKASKLVHKELKKLREQKLGTLQLHQARQKFIGQIALAEENRMSLIIAMAKSMVDFNRVDTLEEIFGKINQVSAEQLLAISNEIFDNNRLITLLFEPKQ; this is translated from the coding sequence ATTGACTATCAACTTTATACTTTGCCCAATGGTATCCGCATCCTGTACAAGCATTGGCCATCGGCAATTACACATTGCTGCTTTATTGTAAACGCGGGTTCGCGCGATGAAGTGCCGGGCCAGGAAGGCCTTGCCCATTTTATTGAGCACCTGCTGTTTAAAGAAACCGAACGCCGTAACACCAGCCAGATCCTCAACAGGCTTGAGCTTGTTGGCGCCGATCTTAACGCTTATACCACTAAAGAATATACCTGCATCCACGCATCGTTGCTTAACCAGCACCTTGACCGCACCATGGATCTTTTTGAGGATATATTATTTCATTCCACTTTCCCGGATGATGAGCAGGAGAAAGAGCGCGGTGTTATTTTAGATGAGATAGCTTCCTATCTTGACCAGCCCGAAGAAGCCATACAGGATGATTTTGAAGAATTGCTTTTTAAGGGACACCCCATGGGGCAAAACATTTTAGGGACGCCCGAAACCGTTGGCAGGCTTAACGGGGATGATATCCGGGGGTTTATAGCGGCAAACTATAATACTACCGAAATGATCTTCGCCGTACATGGCAATTATGAATTCAGGAAACTGGTGGCTATGTCTGAAAAGTATTTCGGCCATGTGCCTTTAAATGAGCTTCAAAAAAACCGGGTAAAGCCCGTGCAAGGCCCTGGTGGGATCCACGTTGTTAATAAACCAATCTCGCAAACACATTGCATTATAGGTACACAGGCTTATTCGTCATCGCACGAGCATAAATGGGGCTTATTATTGCTTAACAACCTGTTGGGCGGGGTTGGTATGAGCAGCCGGCTTAACCTCGAGATCAGGGAAAAACATGGCATAGCATATACTGTCGAATCAAATTATACCCCTTTAACTGATACCGGCATCTTCTCTATTTACTTTGGTACCGATACCGAAAAAGCGAACAAAGCTTCAAAACTGGTTCATAAAGAGCTAAAAAAGCTACGCGAACAAAAGCTGGGCACATTGCAGTTGCACCAGGCGCGGCAAAAATTTATCGGGCAGATAGCATTAGCCGAAGAAAACCGCATGAGCCTCATTATTGCCATGGCCAAAAGCATGGTTGATTTTAACCGCGTTGACACACTCGAAGAGATCTTTGGTAAAATTAACCAGGTAAGTGCCGAACAATTGCTGGCCATCAGCAATGAAATTTTTGATAATAACCGCTTGATCACTTTGCTATTTGAGCCTAAGCAATAA
- a CDS encoding transposase — protein sequence MEFDEIYFYTATINNWIPLLQSDKFKHIVLNSLIYLVKQKKIEIYGFVIMPNHIHLIWSGSKMNGKEKPFASFMSLPGISF from the coding sequence ATGGAATTTGATGAAATCTATTTTTATACCGCTACAATTAACAACTGGATCCCGCTGCTTCAATCCGATAAATTCAAACACATCGTATTAAATAGCCTGATCTATTTGGTTAAACAGAAAAAGATAGAGATTTATGGGTTTGTAATTATGCCCAATCACATTCATCTGATTTGGTCGGGATCAAAAATGAATGGTAAGGAGAAGCCTTTCGCCAGCTTTATGAGTTTACCGGGCATCAGTTTTTAG
- a CDS encoding M28 family metallopeptidase, whose translation MKIKHRYLMLIGGLAIFAGCQNNKSVPAEKAITAAEIKKYISALANDSMMGRKPFTAGEDKAIKYISEQFKLAGLEPGNNGSYFQDVPMVQITSTPSPVMEITGGKIPLSLHATTDFVTFSRREVDSVTLKNSPLVFAGYGVVAPEYHWNDYAGLDVKGKTVVVLVNDPGFKNGDPTFFKGDTMTYYGRWTYKYEEAARQGAAGVLIIHQKEPASYGWEVVSNSNTGAKLYLQQKDKHMNRCKVEGWITEDMGKKLLAEAGITGDFRALARKKDFKAIPLKQSVTLTINNQLKYSTSHNVIGTLKGSSQPGEYVLYTAHWDHLGVGKPNAKGDSIYNGAVDNADGVAAIISVAKAFNKAKEKPKRSIVFLAVTAEEQGLLGSEYYATHPIYPVNKTVADLNMDALGDYGETKDIAVTGKGQNDLEDYVDEIVKAQGLSTVGDRHPGSGSYYRSDHFNFAKVGVPALDINNGSISVIHDGAYGEAKQKDYGDNRYHQQADNYTDTMDATGMAQIANILYEVGTKLSNETTFPGWKNGSEFKAIREKSIK comes from the coding sequence ATGAAAATCAAACACCGATACCTGATGCTCATTGGTGGCCTTGCCATTTTTGCAGGCTGCCAGAATAATAAAAGCGTGCCGGCCGAAAAGGCTATCACCGCCGCCGAAATAAAGAAATACATTTCGGCTTTAGCCAATGATTCCATGATGGGACGCAAACCTTTCACCGCCGGCGAAGACAAGGCGATCAAATACATTTCGGAGCAGTTTAAACTGGCCGGGCTCGAGCCGGGCAACAATGGCAGCTATTTCCAGGATGTGCCCATGGTGCAAATCACCAGTACGCCATCTCCTGTTATGGAGATCACAGGCGGTAAAATACCGCTTAGCCTGCATGCCACTACTGATTTTGTAACATTCAGCCGCCGCGAAGTTGATTCGGTAACGCTTAAAAATTCGCCGCTGGTTTTTGCAGGGTACGGCGTTGTTGCGCCCGAATATCACTGGAATGATTATGCCGGGCTTGACGTAAAAGGCAAAACGGTTGTAGTGCTGGTGAACGATCCGGGCTTTAAAAACGGCGATCCAACTTTCTTTAAAGGCGACACCATGACCTACTACGGCCGGTGGACCTACAAGTACGAAGAAGCCGCCCGCCAGGGTGCTGCCGGTGTGCTTATCATCCACCAAAAGGAACCTGCCAGCTATGGCTGGGAAGTTGTCTCGAACAGTAATACAGGCGCCAAGCTTTACCTGCAGCAAAAGGACAAACACATGAACCGCTGCAAGGTTGAAGGCTGGATTACCGAAGATATGGGTAAAAAGCTGTTAGCAGAAGCAGGTATAACCGGCGATTTCCGTGCTTTAGCCCGCAAAAAAGATTTTAAGGCAATCCCGCTTAAGCAATCGGTTACTTTGACTATCAACAATCAGTTAAAATATTCAACATCGCACAATGTTATAGGAACACTTAAAGGTAGTTCACAACCCGGTGAATACGTATTATACACCGCCCATTGGGACCATCTTGGCGTAGGTAAACCCAACGCCAAAGGAGATAGCATTTATAACGGTGCCGTTGATAATGCCGATGGTGTGGCTGCCATCATCAGCGTAGCTAAAGCATTTAACAAGGCCAAAGAAAAACCCAAACGCTCCATTGTGTTTTTAGCCGTTACCGCCGAAGAGCAGGGTTTACTCGGTTCGGAATATTATGCCACCCACCCAATTTACCCGGTTAACAAAACCGTGGCCGACCTTAACATGGATGCCCTCGGGGACTATGGCGAAACCAAAGACATAGCTGTAACCGGCAAAGGCCAGAACGATTTGGAAGATTATGTTGACGAGATTGTCAAAGCACAAGGCCTCAGCACCGTTGGCGACAGGCATCCCGGCTCAGGCAGTTACTACCGGTCAGATCATTTTAACTTTGCCAAAGTTGGTGTGCCGGCCCTTGATATTAATAACGGCAGCATCAGCGTAATACATGATGGCGCCTATGGCGAGGCCAAACAAAAAGATTACGGTGATAACCGCTATCACCAGCAGGCCGATAATTATACCGATACCATGGATGCCACCGGCATGGCGCAGATAGCCAATATTCTTTATGAAGTTGGCACCAAGCTAAGTAATGAAACTACATTCCCCGGATGGAAGAATGGTTCGGAGTTTAAAGCGATAAGAGAGAAGTCGATAAAGTAA
- the hpt gene encoding hypoxanthine phosphoribosyltransferase, with amino-acid sequence MTKQIADLEFEILITAEKIEERVKAIGVQLNEDYNNSIPVFIGVLSGSFLFIADLIKQVSIPCEINFTKLASYYGGVSSSLKIREDIDLTVDIKGRDVLIIEDIVDTGNTAHYLIEKLKEREPASLGVCSLLVKPASLQKKIEELKYVGFEIENEFVVGYGLDYKELGRNLKDIYKKVG; translated from the coding sequence ATGACAAAACAAATAGCCGACCTGGAATTTGAGATACTGATAACTGCCGAAAAGATTGAAGAGCGGGTGAAAGCCATTGGCGTACAATTAAATGAGGACTATAACAATAGTATACCGGTTTTTATAGGGGTACTCAGCGGCAGCTTTCTTTTTATAGCCGACCTGATCAAACAGGTGAGCATTCCCTGCGAAATTAACTTCACCAAATTAGCTTCATATTATGGCGGCGTCTCCAGTTCGCTAAAAATACGGGAAGATATTGATTTAACGGTTGATATTAAAGGCCGTGATGTACTTATTATTGAAGATATTGTTGATACGGGTAATACGGCTCACTATCTGATTGAAAAATTGAAAGAAAGGGAGCCTGCTTCATTGGGGGTATGCTCATTATTGGTAAAGCCTGCTTCCCTGCAAAAAAAAATAGAAGAGCTTAAGTATGTGGGCTTTGAAATTGAAAACGAATTTGTAGTAGGTTATGGCCTCGATTATAAAGAACTGGGACGTAACTTAAAGGATATTTATAAAAAGGTAGGGTAA
- the def gene encoding peptide deformylase has protein sequence MKYPIIAYGDPVLRKKATAIEPDEYPHIKELVDNMFETMYAARGVGLAAPQVGMSMRLFVVDATPFDDDEPELKDFKKAFINATILEETGEEWGFNEGCLSIPDIREDVYRKPVVRMSYYDAEWKHHEETFKGMAARVIQHEYDHIEGKLFTDKLSPLRKRLIEKKLNDISKGMVDVDYKMKFPNIKKGR, from the coding sequence ATGAAATACCCTATCATTGCCTACGGTGATCCTGTTTTAAGAAAGAAAGCAACAGCTATTGAGCCCGACGAGTATCCGCATATAAAAGAACTGGTTGATAATATGTTTGAAACCATGTATGCGGCCCGTGGTGTTGGCCTGGCAGCGCCGCAGGTGGGTATGTCAATGCGTTTATTTGTAGTTGATGCTACCCCTTTTGATGATGATGAGCCGGAGCTGAAGGATTTCAAAAAAGCATTCATCAATGCCACTATACTGGAAGAAACCGGTGAGGAATGGGGTTTTAACGAAGGCTGCCTGAGCATTCCGGATATTCGTGAGGATGTATACCGCAAGCCGGTTGTGCGCATGTCATACTATGATGCCGAGTGGAAACATCATGAAGAAACTTTTAAGGGAATGGCCGCGCGTGTTATCCAGCACGAATACGATCATATTGAAGGCAAACTGTTTACCGATAAACTAAGCCCGTTGCGTAAGCGTCTTATCGAAAAGAAGCTTAACGATATTTCAAAAGGCATGGTTGATGTGGATTATAAAATGAAGTTCCCCAACATTAAAAAAGGAAGATAA
- a CDS encoding sugar phosphate isomerase/epimerase, with protein sequence MTTRRSFLKTSALLSAGLLTAPNLFAYDKKYIGLQLYTVRDAMAADPVAALAKVAKTGFTSVEGATYTGTELFYGMRPGDFANVLKQNGLIMPSAHYRLGEELVNGEHQKGTIMNDWKKAVDDAAEAGVQYMVCAYLSQSERGNLDHYKNVANMLDIAGETCKGAGIQLCYHNHDFEFIQENGKYPYEILLENTDKDMVKMEMDLYWVTKANQDPIALINKHPGRFPLWHVKDMDKTPEKKFTEVGNGVIDFKKIFTQAKKSGLKYFFVEQDVCPGDPFNSIAQSISYIKKNLV encoded by the coding sequence ATGACTACCAGACGATCTTTCCTAAAAACTTCGGCGCTACTTTCAGCAGGCCTGTTGACGGCTCCTAATTTGTTTGCATATGATAAAAAATATATAGGCTTACAATTATATACTGTACGTGATGCTATGGCTGCCGACCCGGTTGCTGCATTGGCAAAAGTTGCTAAAACAGGCTTCACCTCTGTTGAAGGCGCAACTTATACCGGTACCGAATTATTTTATGGCATGCGCCCCGGCGATTTTGCAAATGTTTTAAAACAAAACGGCCTCATTATGCCAAGCGCGCATTACCGTTTAGGCGAGGAGCTGGTTAACGGCGAACACCAGAAAGGTACCATCATGAACGACTGGAAAAAAGCGGTTGATGATGCTGCCGAAGCCGGTGTGCAATATATGGTTTGCGCATACTTGTCGCAATCAGAACGCGGCAATCTGGACCATTATAAAAACGTGGCCAACATGCTTGATATAGCCGGCGAAACCTGTAAAGGCGCGGGCATCCAGCTTTGCTACCACAACCACGATTTTGAATTTATACAGGAAAACGGCAAATACCCGTACGAGATCCTGTTGGAAAACACCGATAAGGACATGGTAAAAATGGAAATGGACCTTTACTGGGTAACCAAGGCCAACCAGGACCCTATCGCGCTTATCAACAAGCATCCGGGCCGTTTCCCGTTATGGCATGTTAAGGATATGGATAAAACCCCTGAAAAGAAATTTACCGAAGTTGGCAACGGCGTTATCGACTTTAAAAAGATCTTTACCCAGGCCAAAAAATCGGGCTTGAAATACTTTTTTGTTGAGCAGGATGTTTGCCCCGGCGATCCGTTCAACAGCATTGCACAAAGCATCAGCTATATTAAAAAGAACCTCGTGTAA
- a CDS encoding DUF2752 domain-containing protein, with product MIKRFFSKYFELLFWTAAMLSLAMTPPTEASHFTLCPLKLMGIGWCPGCGLGHSIIYLFHGEISNSFRAHWLGIPAVAVIFNRIYVLTRARLVERQFKSAV from the coding sequence TTGATTAAGCGTTTTTTTTCAAAATATTTTGAACTTTTGTTCTGGACAGCCGCGATGCTTTCATTGGCGATGACCCCGCCAACAGAAGCATCGCATTTTACCTTGTGCCCGCTTAAGCTGATGGGCATAGGCTGGTGCCCGGGCTGCGGCTTAGGGCATAGTATTATTTATCTTTTTCACGGCGAGATCAGCAATTCGTTCCGCGCTCATTGGCTTGGCATCCCGGCCGTAGCCGTGATCTTTAACCGCATATATGTGCTTACCAGGGCGCGGTTGGTTGAGCGGCAGTTTAAGAGTGCTGTGTAA
- a CDS encoding TM2 domain-containing protein: MNAYQNPYMSFDGITPEEYTFLQQATASLTENQSRTFMSFYASKRRNPQDIMFATLAGFLGVSGVQRFMTDQIGMGILYFFTAGFCFIGTIVDLINYKTIANDYNRQMAYESFNIAKMSN, encoded by the coding sequence ATGAACGCTTATCAAAATCCATATATGTCTTTCGACGGTATCACTCCTGAAGAATATACATTTCTGCAACAGGCTACTGCCTCATTAACAGAAAACCAGTCACGTACTTTTATGTCATTTTATGCCAGCAAAAGGCGTAACCCACAGGATATCATGTTTGCTACGCTTGCAGGTTTCCTTGGCGTATCAGGTGTACAACGTTTCATGACCGATCAGATTGGTATGGGGATCCTTTACTTTTTCACAGCGGGCTTCTGTTTCATCGGTACTATTGTCGATTTGATCAACTACAAAACCATCGCCAACGATTATAACAGGCAAATGGCCTATGAAAGCTTCAACATAGCTAAAATGAGCAACTAA